The following coding sequences lie in one Equus asinus isolate D_3611 breed Donkey chromosome 1, EquAss-T2T_v2, whole genome shotgun sequence genomic window:
- the AHCYL2 gene encoding adenosylhomocysteinase 3 isoform X13: protein MPALMALRKRAQGEKPLAGAKIVGCTHITAQTAVLMETLGALGAQCRWAACNIYSTLNEVAAALAESGFPVFAWKGESEDDFWWCIDRCVNVEGWQPNMILDDGGDLTHWIYKKYPNMFKKIKGIVEESVTGVHRLYQLSKAGKLCVPAMNVNDSVTKQKFDNLYCCRESILDGLKRTTDMMFGGKQVVVCGYGEVGKGCCAALKAMGSIVYVTEIDPICALQACMDGFRLVKLNEVIRQVDIVITCTGNKNVVTREHLDRMKNSCIVCNMGHSNTEIDVASLRTPELTWERVRSQVDHVIWPDGKRIVLLAEGRLLNLSCSTVPTFVLSITATTQALALIELYNAPEGRYKQDVYLLPKKMDEYVASLHLPTFDAHLTELTDEQAKYLGLNKNGPFKPNYYRY from the exons ATGCCGGCACTGATGGCTTTGAGGAAGAGAGCTCAAGGAGAAAAACCTTTGGCTGGAGCCAAAATTGTGGGTTGCACACACATCACTGCTCAGACTGCT GTGCTTATGGAAACTCTGGGTGCTCTGGGGGCACAGTGCCGATGGGCTGCCTGCAACATCTATTCCACTCTCAATGAAGTGGCTGCTGCTCTAGCAGAAAGTG gTTTTCCTGTCTTTGCCTGGAAAGGAGAATCAGAAGATGACTTTTGGTGGTGCATTGATAGATGTGTGAATGTGGAAGGCTGGCAGCCAAACATG ATCTTGGATGATGGAGGGGATCTTACTCACTGGATTTATAAGAAGTATCCCAACATGTTTAAGAAAATCAAGGGCATAGTAGAGGAAAGTGTTACTGGAGTCCATAG GCTGTACCAGCTATCCAAAGCTGGGAAGCTGTGTGTTCCAGCCATGAATGTCAATGACTCAGTCACCAAACAGAAATTTGACAACCTCTATTGTTGCCGTGAATCAATTCTTGATGG ACTTAAAAGGACAACAGACATGATGTTTGGTGGAAAGCAGGTGGTAGTCTGTGGCTATGGAGAG GTGGGGAAGGGGTGCTGTGCTGCCTTAAAAGCCATGGGCTCCATTGTGTATGTAACTGAGATTGACCCCATCTGTGCTCTTCAAGCCTG TATGGATGGATTTCGATTGGTGAAATTAAATGAAGTCATCCGACAAGTGGATATTGTTATTACCTGTACAG GTAACAAGAATGTGGTAACCAGAGAGCACTTGGACCGCATGAAGAATAGCTGCATCGTTTGTAATATGGGACATTCCAACACGGAGATTGATGTG GCGAGTCTACGGACACCAGAACTGACCTGGGAGCGAGTGAGATCCCAGGTTGACCATGTAATATGGCCTGATGGCAAGAGGATAGTATTGCTGGCAGAG GGCCGTCTGCTGAACCTAAGCTGCTCCACAGTGCCTACATTTGTGCTCTCAATCACTGCTACTACTCAG GCTCTTGCCTTGATAGAGCTTTACAATGCTCCTGAGGGTCGCTATAAGCAGGATGTCTACCTGTTGCCCAAGAAAATGG ATGAGTATGTGGCGAGCCTACACCTGCCCACCTTTGATGCCCACCTGACAGAGCTGACAGATGAACAGGCCAAGTATCTGGGACTCAACAAGAATGGGCCCTTCAAGCCTAATTACTACAG gTATTAA